A window of the Miscanthus floridulus cultivar M001 chromosome 14, ASM1932011v1, whole genome shotgun sequence genome harbors these coding sequences:
- the LOC136502597 gene encoding uncharacterized protein, whose amino-acid sequence MRPLSLYRRLYPSVRKSKHKRTPTAANPNPPPRPAWKRRPRARLAAPPRIRRRPAWKRRPQARLAAPPRIRRRPASHLLRRHRRRPRASCSSPRPAPRFAPLLAAAAPRRAGGSPTRSRLAAGPPLRRGRICVALSGRRIFASHLPRSMDFHKTSRRKLQALCKRNGVRANVTNDAMIKALEGLSSVDGIEEIGTNTPGCTFL is encoded by the exons ATGCGGCCCCTATCCCTCTACCGCCGCCTCTATCCCTCTGTCAGGAAATCCAAACACAAGCGAACTCCAACAGCAGCGAACCCAAATCCTCCGCCTCGCCCCGCCTGGAAGCGCCGGCCGCGGGCTCGCCTCGCCGCCCCACCGCGGATCCGCCGTCGCCCCGCCTGGAAGCGCCGGCCACAGGCTCGCCTCGCCGCCCCGCCGCGGATCCGTCGTCGCCCCGCCTCCCACCTCCTGCGGCGGCATCGTCGTCGTCCGCGGGCCAGCTGCTCCTCACCACGCCCCGCACCCCGCTTCGCCCCACTCCTCGCCGCGGCCGCTCCTCGCCGTGCCGGCGGCTCCCCGACGCGGTCCCGCCTGGCCGCGGGTCCACCACTACGGCGCGGAAGAATTTGCGTCGCCCTCTCTGGACGACGTATTTTTGCGTCTCATCTCCCGCG ATCCATGGACTTCCACAAGACCTCGCGCCGCAAGCTCCAGGCGCTGTGCAAGCGTAACGGCGTCCGTGCGAACGTTACTAACGATGCCATGATCAAGGCGCTCGAGGGCCTAAGCTCG GTCGACGGGATTGAAGAGATCGGCACGAACACTCCGGGGTGCACCTTTTTATGA